The following are encoded together in the Drosophila takahashii strain IR98-3 E-12201 chromosome X, DtakHiC1v2, whole genome shotgun sequence genome:
- the mmd gene encoding disintegrin and metalloproteinase domain-containing protein 11 isoform X9, with the protein MWMNIANLILIIAQLCAFVTSAGEADYTLDDSFWNEESPVGEVERLLKEYRQNQELVRRIGGHYYQIIYPVQLRHHEKMGISTREVSLPKPGQRPRPHDDSGFNRGRTKKHFHRTSLLIKAFNHKFRLDLELNSQLLSPNIQQKHYHVGGYLVDGNRHDIEHCYYHGTVKDYPGASAAFHTCNGVSGVIHIGNETFVIHPFYGGDLSKHPHVIFEARTKANKGCANSGNLDSWRLSRRTKHLSAGVAGVVEEILGPSAGRNKRDVREATKYIETAIIVDKAMFDKRNGSTRAEVIHDAIQVANIADLYFRTLNTRVSVVYIETWGKNQAVIDGSKDITKAISNFNDYTSRNLFQIERDTTQLLTGETFAGGEAGMAVPETVCTPRAVGISVDVNVYEPHLLAGTMAHMIGHNIGMGHDDGREECFCRDWHGCIMAQSIVGQENVQPYKFSECSKKDYIDALRTGHGLCLLNKPNEIELRRNCGNKVVEEDEECDCGTFEECSSDPCCDGITCKLKSEAQCAGGACCDQCRLRSKDYVCRDSNNNECDLPEYCDGEVGHCPADAFKKNGSPCGTSKTGVSGYCFQGYCPTLSLQCEAIWGYGGSAADRQCYEQFNSKGSINGHCGRDANEHYIKCEPENVQCGTLQCKDGERQPTNDGIDQLYSRTIISIKGQEFECKATSGQVGSNSYPEHGLVKDGTPCGDNLICLNQTCVSLFPHVDQTKCPVNSQGQECSEHGVCTNTNRCHCDMGWGGNDCSAIVLLTTAQPTDAPTTSSPIKMEKKETPYENYHGSNTVFLVGVLMSVVGFVFITFTLMALCYRSVVVHRNFSLCLRRKTTTLKYDPPYSKKPIAKSYGGAATAPNHHSVEEVSLDGSSKLVYANQTGFRDKGIHGRRYTSCGEDDQSHAEKGILKKHGYGLVHGEQLKDKWGDDNQSDNLELITQDGTLASTSGGAAASEVERTLKSLNGYHEDILEALRNAATHRGTGTGNTPVGSGSLSEEMLRKTLQDCNNSQLGYSASEQQQQQQQQYKRQIGSKSSSRENICDNAAVHAIILDGSGAGLAGMGLGSSLGGGGGSTSMSGGMPHGGQLLHHHRSQHQLHQPSSGVMPLQAQQQQQQQLDDDDAPSTGPLRIRNLEDLIRQLEHHSSRHMSPSGSEDIRMSETEADRHYRLESSAACSESSQGLQAGIPCVIKQKLSSPFR; encoded by the exons ATGTGGATGAACATCGCCAATTTGATCCTCATCATTGCTCAGCTGTGCGCTTTCGTCACATCTGCAGGGG AAGCAGATTACACACTAGATGATTCATTTTGGAATGAAGAAAGTCCTGTTG gaGAAGTGGAACGTTTACTTAAAGAATACAGGCAAAATCAAGAGCTTGTCCGTCGAATTGGTGGTCACTATTACCAAATTATATATCCAGTACAACTGCGCCATCACGAGAAGATGGGCATATCCACGCGAGAAGTCAGTCTGCCAAAG CCGGGACAAAGACCTCGACCACACGACGACAGTGGATTTAACAGAGGCAGAACAAAG AAACACTTTCATCGCACATCGCTGctaataaaagcatttaatCACAAATTTCGTTTGGACTTGGAGCTCAATTC ACAACTTCTTTCTCCAAACATACAACAGAAACATTACCACGTGGGTGGATATCTTGTGGATGGAAACCGACAT GATATCGAGCACTGTTACTACCATGGGACCGTGAAGGATTATCCTGGTGCCAGCGCAGCTTTCCACACCTGCAACGGTGTAAGTGGCGTCATTCACATCGGCAACGAGACGTTCGTCATTCACCCCTTCTATGGCGGAGATCTATCG aaacatccCCATGTGATTTTCGAGGCCCGCACAAAGGCGAACAAAGGATGCGCCAACTCGGGCAATCTGGACTCGTGGCGGCTGTCGCGTCGCACAAAGCACTTGTCCGCCGGAGTCGCGGGCGTCGTCGAGGAGATCCTGGGCCCGAGTGCGGGGCGGAACAAGCGGGACGTCCGGGAGGCCACCAAGTACATTGAGACCGCCATCATTGTGGACAAGGCGATGTTCGATAAGCGGAATGGCAGTACTCGAGCGGAGGTTATCCACGATGCCATACAGGTTGCCAACATAGCCGATCTG tactTTCGCACTCTGAATACCCGTGTGTCGGTTGTGTACATCGAGACCTGGGGCAAAAATCAGGCGGTTATCGATGGCAGCAAGGATATAACCAAGGCGATATCCAACTTTAATGATTACACCTCGCGAAATCTGTTCCAAATCGAGCGGGATACAACGCAGCTACTCAC TGGCGAGACTTTTGCGGGCGGAGAGGCTGGCATGGCCGTTCCCGAAACTGTTTGCACACCCCGTGCTGTGGGCATCAGCGTGGATGTGAATGTGTACGAGCCGCACCTTTTGGCGGGCACAATGGCCCACATGATTGGCCATAACATCGGCATGGGACACGACGACGGAC GCGAGGAGTGCTTTTGCCGTGACTGGCACGGTTGCATCATGGCCCAGTCGATTGTGGGCCAGGAGAATGTGCAGCCATACAAATTTTCCGAGTGCAGTAAAAAGGATTACATTGACGCATTGCGGACTGGCCACGGACTGTGTTTGCTGAACAAGCCAAATGAG attgaGCTACGCCGAAATTGCGGAAATAAAGTGGTTGAAGAAGATGAGGAATGCGACTGTGGTACCTTCGAGGAGTGTTCCAGTGACCCATGCTGTGATGGCATCACTTGCAAATTGAAATCAGAGGCCCAGTGTGCCGGCGGTGCTTGCTGTGACCAATGCCGC CTGCGCTCAAAGGATTACGTTTGTCGTGACTCCAACAACAACGAGTGCGATCTTCCCGAGTATTGTGACGGGGAAGTTGGCCACTGTCCGGCGGATGCCTTCAAAAAGAACGGCTCTCCGTGCGGAACTAGCAAGACTGGCGTCTCAG GTTATTGCTTTCAAGGCTATTGCCCCACGCTGAGTTTGCAATGTGAGGCAATATGGGGTTATGGCGGCTCCGCGGCAGATCGCCAGTGCTACGAACAGTTCAATTCGAAGGGCTCGATCAACGGACATTGCGGACGAGATGCCAATGAGCATTACATTAAGTGCGAACCCGA GAACGTCCAGTGTGGAACTCTGCAGTGCAAGGATGGCGAACGACAGCCCACTAACGATGGCATTGACCAGCTCTACTCACGGACCATCATCTCGATCAAGGGCCAGGAGTTCGAATGCAA GGCGACCAGCGGTCAGGTGGGCTCCAATAGCTATCCGGAACATGGCCTGGTCAAGGATGGGACGCCCTGTGGTGATAATTTGATTTGCCTCAACCAAACGTGTGTCAGTCTCTTTCCACACGTGGATCAGACCAAGTGCCCGGTGAATTCGCAGGGTCAAGAGTGCTCAGAACACGGC GTCTGCACGAATACAAACCGCTGCCACTGCGATATGGGATGGGGCGGCAACGACTGCAGTGCCATCGTGCTGCTGACAACGGCACAGCCAACCGATGCGCCCACCACGAGCAGCCCTATCAAGatggaaaagaaagaaacccCATATG AGAACTACCACGGCTCAAATACAGTGTTCCTAGTCGGTGTTCTAATGTCAGTTGTAGGGTTCGTTTTTATAACATTCACCTTGATGGCATTGTGCTACAGGTCAGTTGTAGTACATAGAAACTTCTCCCTGTGTCTAAG GCGAAAGACTACTACGCTAAAATACGATCCGCCCTATTCGAAGAAACCGATTGCGAAAAGTTACGGTGGAGCGGCGACGGCACCCAACCATCATTCCGTTGAAGAGGTCTCCTTGGATGGATCCAGCAAGTTAGTCTATGCCAATCAGACTGGCTTCAG GGACAAGGGAATTCATGGACGGCGCTACACGTCATGTGGCGAGGACGATCAGTCACATGCAG AGAAGGGTATATTAAAGAAGCACGGCTATGGCCTGGTGCACGGTGAGCAGCTGAAAGATAAATGGGGCGATGACAATCAGTCCGATAACCTCGAGCTAATAACCCAAGACGGCACCCTGGCCTCGACGAGCGGCGGTGCGGCGGCCTCGGAGGTGGAGCGAACCCTCAAGTCGCTCAACGGCTATCACGAGGACATTTTGGAGGCGCTGCGCAATGCTGCCACGCATCGTGGTACCGGAACCGGCAACACGCCCGTCGGCAGCGGCAGTTTGAGCGAGGAGATGCTCCGCAAGACGCTGCAGGACTGCAACAACTCGCAGCTGGGCTACTCGGCCtccgaacagcagcagcagcagcagcagcagtacaaGCGACAGATCGGTTCCAAGTCGAGCTCGCGGGAGAATATCTGCGACAATGCCGCCGTCCATGCGATCATTCTCGACGGCAGCGGCGCCGGACTCGCTGGCATGGGATTGGGTTCGAGCctcggtggcggcggcggatCGACGTCCATGTCGGGGGGTATGCCGCATGGCGGGCAGTTGCTCCATCACCATCGGTCGCAGCATCAGCTGCATCAGCCATCCTCCGGGGTGATGCCATTGCaggcgcaacagcagcagcagcagcagctggacgATGACGATGCCCCGTCGACGGGACCGCTGCGAA
- the mmd gene encoding disintegrin and metalloproteinase domain-containing protein 11 isoform X8 produces MWMNIANLILIIAQLCAFVTSAGEADYTLDDSFWNEESPVGEVERLLKEYRQNQELVRRIGGHYYQIIYPVQLRHHEKMGISTREVSLPKPGQRPRPHDDSGFNRGRTKKHFHRTSLLIKAFNHKFRLDLELNSQLLSPNIQQKHYHVGGYLVDGNRHDIEHCYYHGTVKDYPGASAAFHTCNGVSGVIHIGNETFVIHPFYGGDLSKHPHVIFEARTKANKGCANSGNLDSWRLSRRTKHLSAGVAGVVEEILGPSAGRNKRDVREATKYIETAIIVDKAMFDKRNGSTRAEVIHDAIQVANIADLYFRTLNTRVSVVYIETWGKNQAVIDGSKDITKAISNFNDYTSRNLFQIERDTTQLLTGETFAGGEAGMAVPETVCTPRAVGISVDVNVYEPHLLAGTMAHMIGHNIGMGHDDGREECFCRDWHGCIMAQSIVGQENVQPYKFSECSKKDYIDALRTGHGLCLLNKPNEIELRRNCGNKVVEEDEECDCGTFEECSSDPCCDGITCKLKSEAQCAGGACCDQCRLRSKDYVCRDSNNNECDLPEYCDGEVGHCPADAFKKNGSPCGTSKTGVSGYCFQGYCPTLSLQCEAIWGYGGSAADRQCYEQFNSKGSINGHCGRDANEHYIKCEPENVQCGTLQCKDGERQPTNDGIDQLYSRTIISIKGQEFECKATSGQVGSNSYPEHGLVKDGTPCGDNLICLNQTCVSLFPHVDQTKCPVNSQGQECSEHGVCTNTNRCHCDMGWGGNDCSAIVLLTTAQPTDAPTTSSPIKMEKKETPYENYHGSNTVFLVGVLMSVVGFVFITFTLMALCYRRKTTTLKYDPPYSKKPIAKSYGGAATAPNHHSVEEVSLDGSSKLVYANQTGFRDKGIHGRRYTSCGEDDQSHAEKGILKKHGYGLVHGEQLKDKWGDDNQSDNLELITQDGTLASTSGGAAASEVERTLKSLNGYHEDILEALRNAATHRGTGTGNTPVGSGSLSEEMLRKTLQDCNNSQLGYSASEQQQQQQQQYKRQIGSKSSSRENICDNAAVHAIILDGSGAGLAGMGLGSSLGGGGGSTSMSGGMPHGGQLLHHHRSQHQLHQPSSGVMPLQAQQQQQQQLDDDDAPSTGPLRIRNLEDLIRQLEHHSSRHMSPSGSEDIRMSETEADRHYRLESSAACSESSQGLQAGIPCVIKLQSANTTISENRYNSCVLQQKLSSPFR; encoded by the exons ATGTGGATGAACATCGCCAATTTGATCCTCATCATTGCTCAGCTGTGCGCTTTCGTCACATCTGCAGGGG AAGCAGATTACACACTAGATGATTCATTTTGGAATGAAGAAAGTCCTGTTG gaGAAGTGGAACGTTTACTTAAAGAATACAGGCAAAATCAAGAGCTTGTCCGTCGAATTGGTGGTCACTATTACCAAATTATATATCCAGTACAACTGCGCCATCACGAGAAGATGGGCATATCCACGCGAGAAGTCAGTCTGCCAAAG CCGGGACAAAGACCTCGACCACACGACGACAGTGGATTTAACAGAGGCAGAACAAAG AAACACTTTCATCGCACATCGCTGctaataaaagcatttaatCACAAATTTCGTTTGGACTTGGAGCTCAATTC ACAACTTCTTTCTCCAAACATACAACAGAAACATTACCACGTGGGTGGATATCTTGTGGATGGAAACCGACAT GATATCGAGCACTGTTACTACCATGGGACCGTGAAGGATTATCCTGGTGCCAGCGCAGCTTTCCACACCTGCAACGGTGTAAGTGGCGTCATTCACATCGGCAACGAGACGTTCGTCATTCACCCCTTCTATGGCGGAGATCTATCG aaacatccCCATGTGATTTTCGAGGCCCGCACAAAGGCGAACAAAGGATGCGCCAACTCGGGCAATCTGGACTCGTGGCGGCTGTCGCGTCGCACAAAGCACTTGTCCGCCGGAGTCGCGGGCGTCGTCGAGGAGATCCTGGGCCCGAGTGCGGGGCGGAACAAGCGGGACGTCCGGGAGGCCACCAAGTACATTGAGACCGCCATCATTGTGGACAAGGCGATGTTCGATAAGCGGAATGGCAGTACTCGAGCGGAGGTTATCCACGATGCCATACAGGTTGCCAACATAGCCGATCTG tactTTCGCACTCTGAATACCCGTGTGTCGGTTGTGTACATCGAGACCTGGGGCAAAAATCAGGCGGTTATCGATGGCAGCAAGGATATAACCAAGGCGATATCCAACTTTAATGATTACACCTCGCGAAATCTGTTCCAAATCGAGCGGGATACAACGCAGCTACTCAC TGGCGAGACTTTTGCGGGCGGAGAGGCTGGCATGGCCGTTCCCGAAACTGTTTGCACACCCCGTGCTGTGGGCATCAGCGTGGATGTGAATGTGTACGAGCCGCACCTTTTGGCGGGCACAATGGCCCACATGATTGGCCATAACATCGGCATGGGACACGACGACGGAC GCGAGGAGTGCTTTTGCCGTGACTGGCACGGTTGCATCATGGCCCAGTCGATTGTGGGCCAGGAGAATGTGCAGCCATACAAATTTTCCGAGTGCAGTAAAAAGGATTACATTGACGCATTGCGGACTGGCCACGGACTGTGTTTGCTGAACAAGCCAAATGAG attgaGCTACGCCGAAATTGCGGAAATAAAGTGGTTGAAGAAGATGAGGAATGCGACTGTGGTACCTTCGAGGAGTGTTCCAGTGACCCATGCTGTGATGGCATCACTTGCAAATTGAAATCAGAGGCCCAGTGTGCCGGCGGTGCTTGCTGTGACCAATGCCGC CTGCGCTCAAAGGATTACGTTTGTCGTGACTCCAACAACAACGAGTGCGATCTTCCCGAGTATTGTGACGGGGAAGTTGGCCACTGTCCGGCGGATGCCTTCAAAAAGAACGGCTCTCCGTGCGGAACTAGCAAGACTGGCGTCTCAG GTTATTGCTTTCAAGGCTATTGCCCCACGCTGAGTTTGCAATGTGAGGCAATATGGGGTTATGGCGGCTCCGCGGCAGATCGCCAGTGCTACGAACAGTTCAATTCGAAGGGCTCGATCAACGGACATTGCGGACGAGATGCCAATGAGCATTACATTAAGTGCGAACCCGA GAACGTCCAGTGTGGAACTCTGCAGTGCAAGGATGGCGAACGACAGCCCACTAACGATGGCATTGACCAGCTCTACTCACGGACCATCATCTCGATCAAGGGCCAGGAGTTCGAATGCAA GGCGACCAGCGGTCAGGTGGGCTCCAATAGCTATCCGGAACATGGCCTGGTCAAGGATGGGACGCCCTGTGGTGATAATTTGATTTGCCTCAACCAAACGTGTGTCAGTCTCTTTCCACACGTGGATCAGACCAAGTGCCCGGTGAATTCGCAGGGTCAAGAGTGCTCAGAACACGGC GTCTGCACGAATACAAACCGCTGCCACTGCGATATGGGATGGGGCGGCAACGACTGCAGTGCCATCGTGCTGCTGACAACGGCACAGCCAACCGATGCGCCCACCACGAGCAGCCCTATCAAGatggaaaagaaagaaacccCATATG AGAACTACCACGGCTCAAATACAGTGTTCCTAGTCGGTGTTCTAATGTCAGTTGTAGGGTTCGTTTTTATAACATTCACCTTGATGGCATTGTGCTACAG GCGAAAGACTACTACGCTAAAATACGATCCGCCCTATTCGAAGAAACCGATTGCGAAAAGTTACGGTGGAGCGGCGACGGCACCCAACCATCATTCCGTTGAAGAGGTCTCCTTGGATGGATCCAGCAAGTTAGTCTATGCCAATCAGACTGGCTTCAG GGACAAGGGAATTCATGGACGGCGCTACACGTCATGTGGCGAGGACGATCAGTCACATGCAG AGAAGGGTATATTAAAGAAGCACGGCTATGGCCTGGTGCACGGTGAGCAGCTGAAAGATAAATGGGGCGATGACAATCAGTCCGATAACCTCGAGCTAATAACCCAAGACGGCACCCTGGCCTCGACGAGCGGCGGTGCGGCGGCCTCGGAGGTGGAGCGAACCCTCAAGTCGCTCAACGGCTATCACGAGGACATTTTGGAGGCGCTGCGCAATGCTGCCACGCATCGTGGTACCGGAACCGGCAACACGCCCGTCGGCAGCGGCAGTTTGAGCGAGGAGATGCTCCGCAAGACGCTGCAGGACTGCAACAACTCGCAGCTGGGCTACTCGGCCtccgaacagcagcagcagcagcagcagcagtacaaGCGACAGATCGGTTCCAAGTCGAGCTCGCGGGAGAATATCTGCGACAATGCCGCCGTCCATGCGATCATTCTCGACGGCAGCGGCGCCGGACTCGCTGGCATGGGATTGGGTTCGAGCctcggtggcggcggcggatCGACGTCCATGTCGGGGGGTATGCCGCATGGCGGGCAGTTGCTCCATCACCATCGGTCGCAGCATCAGCTGCATCAGCCATCCTCCGGGGTGATGCCATTGCaggcgcaacagcagcagcagcagcagctggacgATGACGATGCCCCGTCGACGGGACCGCTGCGAA